The Anopheles merus strain MAF chromosome 2L, AmerM5.1, whole genome shotgun sequence genome has a segment encoding these proteins:
- the LOC121592123 gene encoding mediator of RNA polymerase II transcription subunit 1 isoform X1 — protein MAPSQKVTKKWEIFAGRNKFFCDGYLMTAPNSGVFYFTVILITATSGLFFVFDCPFLAQRITPAIPIIGGILFVFTLSSLFRTAFSDPGIIPRASQDEAAYIEKQIEVPNSLNSPTYRPPPRTKEVFVKGQTVKLKYCFTCKIFRPPRASHCSLCDNCVDRFDHHCPWVGNCVGKRNYRFFYMFIVSLAFLAVFIFSCTTTHIVMLLKEDNQFIDVVKRTPSSVIIAIICFCSVWSVIGLAGFHTYLTTSDQTTNEDIKGSFSSKGGQQAINPYSQGNICLNCFHILCGPITPSLIDRRGVVTDEYRTQMQASEKYNSATVPPLVVMQPGMDTLNKHYSMEHELQNASNGGGVGGTGVYRQRSYDNLQNVPIPTNFKYFAPQSKYSASGVSIANGAAGGGAYCYSDQSQLLGSSLGGGISPSAVLLRGGGGAGTMPLLKSQSEFLHNTQHQPHHPLTPSAGTSVSQQHLLQQQKAAHPLHSMSLNMTLPRYPYHRNRAIGIRKSSHDLQLPIYQHHPLEDGKQTNGLAHGAGAYSAGLYCLGNLGPGGNSTNSLNNHFNPAAAPGAAPIVIPYSNGLMLKDSSASSSSSSGGSSSSASASTATISSNSTSSATSSLDRRCRSNLLPSGSGSGSYLASYDTITTLSDQQQQRQNVAPHTCPNSPRTIRCGSPSCNSELDPMLHSKGSGGGKQHGSGGYHRHRHHQQQAASGGGGGYAKFYRKPSYQMKSSSSPTPPMVLPSPLAGPAFGSGGPGGTNPVSPALSYSQFSPSFWSANTCVSSSNRSSMLSTASTLGGSSTPYVDCTNHNGLMNGSEGGGSGVGAGGSGGGMGGQGTVAGGGGGVGVGGGMGSSAGNNSP, from the exons ATGGCACCGAGTCAGAAAGtgacgaaaaaatgggaaatatTTGCCGGCCGTAACAAGTTCTTCTGCGACGGATATCTGATGACGGCACCAAACTCGGGTGTCTTTTACTTCACGGTCATACTGATTACCGCTACCAGTGGACTGTTTTTCGTGTTCGA CTGTCCATTTTTGGCACAACGCATCACACCCGCCATCCCGATCATCGGCGGGATCCTCTTCGTTTTCACGCTAAGCTCCCTGTTCCGCACAGCCTTCAGCGATCCGGGCATTATTCCGCGTGCATCGCAGGACGAGGCGGCATATATCGAGAAGCAGATCGAGGTGCCGAACTCGCTCAACAGCCCTACCTACCGGCCGCCGCCCCGCACCAAGGAGGTGTTCGTGAAGGGTCAAACGGTGAAGCTCAAGTATTGCTTTACGTGCAAAATCTTTCGCCCACCGCGGGCCTCCCACTGCAGCTTATGTGATAATTGCGTTGATCGGTTCGATCATCACTGTCCGTGG GTGGGAAATTGCGTTGGCAAGCGAAACTATCGGTTCTTCTACATGTTTATTGTCTCGTTGGCGTTCCTAGCAGTATTCATATTCTCGTGCACAACGACTCACATAGTAATGT TATTAAAGGAAGACAACCAGTTCATTGACGTCGTCAAGCGGACTCCTTCCAGTGTGATAATAGCGATAATTTGTTTCTGTTCCGTGTGGTCCGTTATCGGGTTGGCTGGATTTCACACGTATCTTACTACAAGTGATCAAACAACGAATGAAGAT ATAAAAGGTTCATTCAGCTCGAAGGGTGGCCAGCAGGCAATAAACCCGTACTCGCAAGGAAACATTTGCCTAAACTGTTTCCACATTCTGTGCGGCCCAATAACACCGTCGCTAATTGATCG gCGCGGTGTCGTTACGGACGAGTATCGGACGCAAATGCAAGCGTCGGAGAAATACAACAGTGCCACTGTTCCACCGTTGGTTGTGATGCAACCAGGAATGGATACGCTCAATAAGCATTACAGTATGGAG CATGAATTGCAAAACGCATCGAACGGTGGAGGCGTTGGTGGAACCGGCGTGTACCGGCAACGTAGCTACGATAACTTACAAAACG TTCCGATACCGACCAACTTCAAGTACTTTGCACCGCAGTCCAAGTATAGTGCTAGCGGGGTCAGCATAGCCAACggtgctgccggtggtggAGCGTATTGCTACAGCGACCAGAGCCAGCTGCTTGGATCGTCGCTCGGTGGAGGAATCTCGCCCTCCGCGGTGCTTCTGCGTGGAGGTGGCGGCGCGGGAACAATGCCGCTGCTTAAAAGTCAGTCCGAATTTCTTCACAACACACAGCACCAACCGCATCATCCTTTAACGCCCAGCGCAGGGACCAGCGTTTCGCAGCAGcatctgctgcagcagcagaaggcgGCGCATCCGCTGCACTCCATGAGCCTCAACATGACGCTTCCGCGCTATCCGTACCATCGTAACCGTGCGATCGGCATCCGCAAGTCTTCGCACGATCTGCAATTGCCGATCTATCAGCACCACCCACTGGAGGATGGCAAGCAAACGAATGGGCTCGCTCATGGTGCGGGCGCCTACAGCGCAGGGCTCTACTGTTTGGGCAATCTGGGCCCGGGTGGAAACAGCACGAACAGTCTGAACAATCACTTCAACCCGGCCGCAGCTCCTGGCGCCGCCCCCATCGTGATACCGTACAGCAACGGGCTGATGCTGAAGGATTCGTCGGCctcgtcttcgtcgtcgtccggTGGCTCTTCCTCGTCCGCCTCGGCCTCGACCGCTACCATATCGTCCAACTCGACGTCCTCCGCTACCTCGTCGTTGGATCGACGGTGCCGAAGCAATCTGCTCCCGTCCGGTTCGGGGTCCGGCTCCTATCTTGCCAGTTACGATACGATCACTACGCTTtccgatcagcagcagcagcgccaaaACGTTGCCCCTCACACTTGCCCCAATAGCCCACGGACAATCCGGTGTGGCAGTCCCAGTTGCAACAGTGAGCTGGATCCGATGCTACACTCGAAGGGTAGCGGTGGGGGTAAGCAGCACGGAAGCGGGGGTTACCATCGACATagacaccaccagcagcaagcagcaagcgGAGGCGGTGGAGGATATGCGAAATTCTACCGCAAGCCATCCTATCAAATGAAGTCGTCATCCTCGCCGACGCCCCCGATGGTGCTGCCGTCGCCCCTGGCCGGGCCCGCATTCGGTAGCGGTGGACCGGGAGGAACCAATCCCGTTTCCCCGGCCCTCTCGTATAGCCAGTTTAGTCCCAGCTTCTGGAGCGCAAACACGTGCGTTTCGTCGAGCAATCGGAGCAGCATGCTCAGCACGGCCAGCACGCTgggcggcagcagcacgccGTACGTCGATTGTACCAACCACAATGGTCTGATGAATGGTAGTGAGGGTGGTGGAAGTGGTGTTGGTGCCGGTGGCAGCGGTGGTGGAATGGGCGGCCAAGGAACAGTAGCAGGAGGTGGAGGTGGAGTAGGAGTAGGAGGAGGAATGGGAAGCAGTGCCGGTAATAACAGTCC ATAA